A region from the Bradyrhizobium erythrophlei genome encodes:
- a CDS encoding class I SAM-dependent methyltransferase: MRRFFLKEARSIDTSGSRTYSRPAYGAAVETVKAVSHIVPSGQTQWYPPVLIGAQTVEAHLFSQNYVERGIELMRRLTPDDYTAFLIQFFSDGLSRFGRNWRYADIVTVLSCLADLLAPKRYLEIGVRRGRSVAAVVSANPECELVMFDMWVEGYAGMENPGPDFVRQELKRIGHCGDMKFIDGDSHVTVPLYFARNPGESFDLITVDGDHTLEGAVQDLCDVLPRLKIGGAIVFDDVCHPIHPELGKVWHEVVASDPRYSAFTYADCGYGVGCAVRKY, encoded by the coding sequence GTGCGAAGGTTCTTCTTAAAGGAAGCTAGGTCGATTGATACGAGCGGGTCGCGGACCTATTCGCGGCCGGCGTATGGCGCCGCCGTTGAGACGGTCAAGGCGGTCTCGCACATCGTGCCGTCGGGCCAAACTCAATGGTATCCGCCGGTGCTGATTGGTGCGCAAACGGTTGAGGCTCACTTGTTTAGCCAAAATTACGTTGAGCGCGGTATCGAGCTGATGCGCCGTCTGACGCCCGACGATTACACGGCATTTCTGATTCAGTTTTTTTCTGATGGGTTAAGCCGCTTCGGAAGAAATTGGCGCTACGCGGACATAGTGACCGTGTTGTCATGTCTTGCCGACTTGCTCGCGCCAAAGCGTTACCTCGAGATTGGGGTGCGCCGCGGTCGCAGCGTTGCAGCTGTCGTTTCAGCGAACCCCGAATGTGAGCTGGTCATGTTCGATATGTGGGTCGAGGGCTACGCTGGGATGGAAAATCCGGGTCCGGATTTCGTCAGGCAAGAGCTCAAGCGCATCGGGCATTGTGGCGATATGAAGTTTATTGATGGCGATAGCCACGTTACTGTGCCCCTGTACTTTGCTCGCAATCCTGGCGAAAGCTTTGACCTCATTACTGTCGACGGTGATCACACTCTAGAGGGAGCTGTTCAAGATCTTTGCGACGTCCTGCCGCGACTCAAAATCGGGGGAGCGATCGTTTTTGATGATGTTTGTCATCCCATACATCCCGAACTCGGAAAGGTATGGCACGAGGTCGTAGCTTCGGATCCAAGATACTCAGCTTTCACTTATGCGGATTGCGGGTACGGAGTTGGTTGTGCGGTGAGGAAATATTGA
- a CDS encoding transaldolase: protein MYAKPFVKGLTTNPTLMRKAGITDYKAFALDILKAIPDRPISLEVFSDEFADMERQALEIASWGKNVYVKIPVMNTKRQTSYKLIEKLAAKKVKLNVTALMTLTQVRDVVSALDPNVPSYVSVFAGRVADTGLDPLPMMAAAVELLRVAPASELIWASPRELLNIFHADSIGCQVITVTNDILKKLSLVGKNLDDYSLETVKMFAEDAIAAGFEL, encoded by the coding sequence CAAAGCCATTCGTAAAAGGTCTGACGACCAATCCGACCTTGATGCGCAAGGCAGGGATCACCGACTACAAGGCCTTCGCGCTCGATATTCTGAAAGCCATTCCGGACAGACCGATATCGCTCGAAGTATTCTCTGACGAGTTCGCGGACATGGAGCGTCAGGCGCTAGAGATCGCGAGCTGGGGCAAGAATGTCTACGTCAAGATCCCTGTGATGAATACCAAGCGCCAAACCAGCTACAAACTGATCGAAAAGCTGGCCGCCAAGAAGGTCAAGCTGAACGTGACGGCGTTGATGACGTTGACCCAGGTTCGTGACGTCGTGTCCGCGCTCGATCCGAATGTGCCGAGCTATGTTTCGGTGTTCGCGGGTCGGGTCGCCGATACGGGTCTGGATCCGCTGCCGATGATGGCCGCCGCCGTAGAACTTCTGAGGGTGGCGCCGGCGTCAGAGCTTATTTGGGCGAGCCCCCGCGAGCTGTTGAATATATTTCACGCGGATTCGATCGGATGTCAGGTCATTACCGTAACGAACGATATTTTGAAGAAGCTTTCTTTGGTGGGCAAGAATCTCGACGACTATTCACTGGAGACAGTGAAGATGTTCGCCGAGGACGCGATCGCCGCGGGTTTCGAGCTTTGA
- a CDS encoding NAD-dependent epimerase/dehydratase family protein — protein sequence MDVKLESPVAWVTGATSFLGRYVARQLNRDGFKVTGFSRRPIALASAVEWGFAAIEVGDFEPQMLKRAHRRFGAPAVVFHAIGSGSVGQAADNPTADYERTFGSAELLTEVLGQLCPATRLIYPSSAAVYGMVSEGAISESAPVNPISEYGKTKMLTEDMCRERAQIYGMQLIVARFFSVYGPWQKKLLLWDIAQRLLSGQSAITLGGTGSESRDFIHVVDAATMVVTLAQCETALGTFNIGTGRATPTMVLASKLVSAMESNAEISFTGISRPGDPMHQQADVRRLSEFGQIARVSLDQGLADYAYWIRHGG from the coding sequence ATGGATGTCAAGTTGGAATCCCCCGTCGCGTGGGTGACTGGGGCTACGAGTTTTCTTGGTCGTTACGTCGCAAGGCAGTTAAATCGCGATGGTTTCAAGGTTACGGGGTTTTCGCGTCGGCCTATTGCGCTGGCGTCAGCCGTCGAATGGGGGTTTGCAGCGATCGAAGTCGGAGATTTCGAGCCTCAAATGCTTAAGAGGGCTCATCGGCGTTTCGGCGCGCCCGCTGTAGTTTTCCATGCAATTGGCAGCGGCTCGGTGGGCCAGGCTGCCGACAATCCGACAGCGGATTACGAGCGCACATTTGGATCGGCCGAGCTATTGACCGAAGTGTTGGGCCAGCTTTGCCCAGCGACGCGACTTATATATCCTTCGAGCGCGGCAGTTTATGGAATGGTGTCCGAGGGAGCAATCTCCGAGAGCGCACCCGTTAATCCGATCTCCGAATACGGCAAGACCAAGATGCTAACGGAAGACATGTGTCGCGAGCGGGCGCAAATTTACGGAATGCAATTGATCGTTGCGAGATTTTTTTCCGTATATGGTCCATGGCAGAAGAAATTACTTCTGTGGGATATTGCGCAACGTTTGTTATCCGGGCAATCAGCTATAACGCTTGGAGGGACGGGCAGTGAGAGCCGAGATTTCATTCATGTGGTCGACGCAGCTACCATGGTGGTAACACTTGCACAATGCGAGACGGCGTTGGGAACATTCAACATTGGGACTGGCCGCGCGACGCCCACAATGGTTCTCGCGTCAAAATTGGTTTCCGCAATGGAATCTAATGCCGAGATTTCGTTTACCGGAATATCTAGACCTGGAGATCCGATGCATCAACAGGCGGACGTTCGACGGCTCTCTGAATTCGGCCAGATTGCCCGGGTATCTCTTGACCAAGGTCTAGCTGACTATGCGTATTGGATCCGCCATGGAGGCTAG